The Yamadazyma tenuis chromosome 2, complete sequence sequence GACATCAAGAAATTAATAACATGAATTGAGACGGGCACTCGGACACCTAGTTTCAAATGCACATGCCTCTCCGGATTGTTCTTAGATTAGGATGGATTCAGACAGTCCACTTCATCTTGCAGGATTACGAGATCAACATACGTACATGTCTTACGCACACCCAATGGCACCTTGCATTTCTGGAATCTCTATTGTAAGTTACGCGTGCTATGTGAGTTGCGCCTAACCCAACTATAGAACATGTTTTATCGCTAAATTTCCAAAGAGTACATTCAAATTTACCGAAGGAAACATTCAAAATATCCGTTGAAAGTTTACAACCTGAAATCAAGATTCTACATTGAGCTAGCCATGCATCATAACTATGTCACCTATAATTTTATTCACATTTTCACAgaatttttgaaagagtAGTCAGGTCTATCAACAATAGAGAGGTGGCGGTTCAAACACTGGGCATTCTTAAAGCTGCACCTCCCGGCAGAGGAAGAACTAGCGAACTAATATCTGCAACTTGCGGTTAATGGGGTTACGCGTATTATCAAAATAATCATGTGGCAACGTGAACTAGCACAAGAATGGTGTTGTCAAGCGGCAAAAACTTCACTACCGCAACCCAAATACACCTTGGTGGAAAATGCCGAAGGAACGGATGTCTACAAGACGAATTCACCAATTAGGTGCTGTATGGCGGTTGAATCCCCAATACCAGACCTGTATTTATGTACTCCTCTTATGCGGGCGACTATTGTATATACAGTACACATGGGTTTATGCGAGGGACGAACGATTTATTTTTAAATGGCTGACTTTACGTACATAAAGGGGGGTTGGATGGCGACTGAGCTAGACGCCCAACCGCAAGACATTGTTGCTGCCAAAAAAACTCTAAGAGTTCGATGGGCCAATGCTCTTTGTCATATAACTGAAAGATAGTGAAATACCGTATGGGTCGGAGATTCTTTTAGTTTCTAATGACGAGTAGGCTTTGGGTAGAACAAGAACTATATTTCCTGGGTTTGTGTCTTCGGTGGGTTCCAAGTGTTATTTCTATTTATGCACCAGGTTAGTTCATGATAACTTTTCTTTTAAAATAAATAATTTTGCTGTTTTAGGTTGGTCGGAAACTGGCTCTATTGGAAAAACATTTTCAAATATTTTCTTTTAATTGTTTTTAAAAtttaattttttttctttttgacTTAATTTTCCACAATTACAAAATaaaaaaaaacttgataTTCCATACCCATTAAACTTTTCTAAAAAACAGAACAAATAATTCACCCAATATATTCCCGTGTTTTGTTCATCTGCAAAATTTATCAAATTGGATTCTTCCTCTAGTGCCACCCAACCTTGTTCTTGACAACTCCACTCCTTTCCTTACAAATCATCATTCGTCAGACTCCGCAAGTCAAAATTCACCCTGTCTTTGATAGATTGATATGGATGCTGTCAAGTACAACAACCATAGTGCATCCCATCAGCCCGCTATGAACGGTGACTCCAATGGTGCCAGCATCAGCGCCACCGATGACGATGTCATCATCGATCTCTGGAATAGACTAGGGTCTTTGGCAGTCGAGTTTGATAACTACTACGTCTCCATCAAGTGTTTCCAAAGTGTactcaaaatcaaacaatCCAACCCCCAAACCCTAATCAATCTCAGTAAGTGCTGTGCCAAGTTCGAGAATGATACCAGTGGCTTCGATAACACCAATCAGACcatcaactacttgaacCAATTTTTGATGTACTTCACCGCAAACGCCAGTGTTACCCAGTCCGATGTGGAACAGGTGACCTTCCAATTGGCCCAACTCTACTTCAATGTCGGCGAGTTCGAGAAGTCGTTGACGACGTTACAACGTATCGATTCCGGCGACTCAGACCTCCGGTTCGACATTTTATATTTAAGCGCCTTGAGCTACTTCCAGGTGAGTCAGACACctgatcttgaagaatgtcTTCACAGGTGTAATGAGCTCGCGTCATCTCGGGAGCAGAAGCTCAAGCTACACATCCTTACGATTCGTCACCAATTCCGGGAAAAACAGTACCAACAGTGCTTGATGTCGTTGGACTCTGCTAGAGTGCTCGAGcgcttcaacaacaaattgTACTACTATTTGATTCTTACCCTTATTAACACCCAGCAGATGGATGAAGCATACTACTATTCGAATCAGCTGGTGCGTTTCAACCCGTCAAACTATCACCTCATTGTGGTGAATCTGTATTTGTTAAATCGAGTGGATCCCGACCTCtcgttgaaaaatttgaattATGTGGTCAATTTCAACGAGTCGATCAATGATTTTTTGCCGTGGTTTCTCTTGAGCTACAACtatttcaagttggccgagttcaaaaactccttcaactgcCTTCAAATCTGCTTGCAAAAATCCTCCAAAGTATCGTTGACCTGGCTTTTAATTGGCCATTTGTACCTCAATCTCAACCAGTTGCCAGATGCCTTATCTGCATACTCACAGGCATTGCGGCTCCAATCCGACGAATTTAGCTTGGGCTCGGCCCTTGCGTGGGACGGATTGAGCTGTGTGTACCAACGGTGTGAAAACCAAGTGGCTGATGCCATTGACG is a genomic window containing:
- a CDS encoding uncharacterized protein (EggNog:ENOG503P4IW; COG:S), coding for MDAVKYNNHSASHQPAMNGDSNGASISATDDDVIIDLWNRLGSLAVEFDNYYVSIKCFQSVLKIKQSNPQTLINLSKCCAKFENDTSGFDNTNQTINYLNQFLMYFTANASVTQSDVEQVTFQLAQLYFNVGEFEKSLTTLQRIDSGDSDLRFDILYLSALSYFQVSQTPDLEECLHRCNELASSREQKLKLHILTIRHQFREKQYQQCLMSLDSARVLERFNNKLYYYLILTLINTQQMDEAYYYSNQSVRFNPSNYHLIVVNSYLLNRVDPDLSLKNLNYVVNFNESINDFLPWFLLSYNYFKLAEFKNSFNCLQICLQKSSKVSLTWLLIGHLYLNLNQLPDALSAYSQALRLQSDEFSLGSALAWDGLSCVYQRCENQVADAIDACERSLKCFNESGHPESAAQLHAQIDLYKKNPDEVDLRTPIELPDSLILSYLNLELPERIKLADKSDTPMPAMTKTEEPERSATTVASTPVPAPRREVETTPSSHQPHPQASPQQFAPFPNGGPGPSPMAAPYQFAPPPPGIVVQAGQLPQGGPQHQILRPPPPYHQQVPYPQTQGFQSTPGPQQLPQPPQGHPPRGNYPLPMGPPPPQFYSQVPNYSYWRQ